Proteins from a single region of Aerococcus viridans:
- a CDS encoding LLM class flavin-dependent oxidoreductase, giving the protein MTKKQLKLGVLLFGAGAHMNSWKAEDVAPDASIDFDHYVNLTKKAEKNGADFVFIADGLYIDEKSIPHFVNRFEPIALLSALAPITSKIGLVGTLSTTYSEPYNVARQFASLDIISKGRAGWNVVTSPLQGSAGNYNKGNHPEHDLRYDMANEYLEVTKGLWDSFDDDAFVRDRETGVFYDKDKVHVLNHKGEFFNSKGPLNIQRTPQGQPVIFQAGASPKGIEFAAKHGEVIFNAAGTLEKAQEYYKAVKDAVKANGRDPEKVVILPSLSPITGATEEEVAANYEKLQQLISLDEALDYLARFFDHHDFKQYDPDAPFPDLGEVGSDGFRSTSDAIKAQAKEENLTLREVALQTATPKGNFYGTYDELADKLIYWLENDAADGFMLNEQVFGDDYDEFFDNVLSKIAERGYYSYEYEGDTLRDHLGLDFKESRYAK; this is encoded by the coding sequence ATGACTAAAAAACAATTAAAACTAGGTGTATTACTATTCGGTGCTGGCGCTCACATGAACTCTTGGAAGGCTGAAGATGTTGCGCCTGATGCATCAATCGACTTCGATCACTATGTAAACTTAACGAAAAAAGCTGAGAAAAATGGGGCGGATTTCGTCTTCATTGCAGATGGTTTATACATCGATGAAAAATCGATTCCTCATTTTGTTAACCGTTTTGAACCTATCGCTTTATTATCAGCTTTAGCACCAATTACTTCTAAAATTGGTTTAGTTGGAACTTTATCAACCACTTATTCTGAGCCTTATAATGTGGCCCGTCAATTTGCGTCATTAGATATTATTTCTAAGGGTCGTGCTGGTTGGAACGTGGTAACCTCGCCACTACAAGGGTCTGCTGGTAACTATAATAAGGGTAACCACCCAGAGCATGACTTACGTTACGACATGGCCAACGAATACTTAGAAGTCACTAAAGGCTTATGGGATTCATTTGATGATGACGCCTTTGTCCGTGACCGTGAAACAGGTGTCTTCTATGATAAAGACAAAGTCCATGTGTTGAATCATAAAGGCGAATTCTTCAATTCAAAAGGACCTTTAAACATTCAACGAACTCCGCAAGGTCAACCGGTTATTTTCCAAGCGGGTGCAAGTCCTAAAGGGATCGAGTTTGCAGCTAAGCATGGTGAAGTGATTTTTAATGCAGCTGGCACCTTGGAAAAAGCACAAGAGTACTACAAAGCTGTTAAAGACGCTGTAAAAGCCAACGGCCGTGACCCAGAAAAAGTGGTTATTTTGCCATCATTATCACCAATTACTGGTGCGACTGAAGAAGAAGTTGCTGCTAACTATGAGAAATTACAACAATTAATCAGCTTGGATGAAGCGCTAGATTACTTAGCACGCTTCTTCGACCACCACGACTTCAAACAATACGATCCAGATGCACCATTCCCAGACTTAGGAGAAGTAGGATCTGACGGATTCCGTTCAACAAGTGACGCGATCAAAGCGCAAGCCAAAGAAGAGAACTTAACCTTACGTGAAGTAGCCCTACAAACGGCTACACCAAAAGGGAACTTCTACGGTACATATGATGAATTAGCGGACAAATTAATCTACTGGTTGGAAAATGACGCAGCAGATGGATTCATGTTAAATGAGCAAGTATTTGGGGATGATTACGACGAATTCTTCGACAATGTATTGTCTAAGATTGCAGAACGTGGCTACTACTCATACGAATATGAAGGGGACACATTACGTGACCACTTGGGCTTAGACTTCAAAGAAAGTCGCTATGCTAAATAG
- a CDS encoding transporter substrate-binding domain-containing protein encodes MKKFKLLGIGLASALVLAACGASAGEEATSLDSGSADKTVTIAASPDGYPQHYQEGDELKGFSVEVAEAAAEEAGYEIEWALSDWSGVVAALQAGKADTAVNFANTPERRESYVYTDNYFYASTGIAVASDDTETNTLEDLYGETVNGVVGSNYAEVLKEYDTEDQIGLEFVESMAVAVANIQSGKVKGYVNGYEELTAQIKNRDLDLRMIDETFGEKPVGFPFKDTEENQQIIADFNAALQTLSEDGTLAEISNEYFGVDITQSREAE; translated from the coding sequence TTGAAAAAGTTTAAGTTATTGGGTATTGGATTGGCCTCGGCTTTGGTCTTAGCTGCATGCGGGGCATCTGCAGGAGAAGAAGCGACGAGTTTAGACAGCGGGTCTGCAGATAAAACAGTGACAATTGCAGCGTCTCCAGACGGGTATCCGCAACACTATCAAGAAGGGGATGAACTGAAAGGTTTCTCTGTAGAGGTTGCTGAAGCAGCAGCAGAGGAAGCGGGCTACGAGATTGAATGGGCCTTGTCTGACTGGTCTGGTGTTGTTGCAGCACTGCAAGCTGGAAAGGCAGATACCGCTGTTAACTTCGCCAATACGCCGGAACGTCGAGAGTCTTATGTGTATACAGATAACTACTTCTATGCCTCTACTGGGATTGCAGTAGCTTCTGATGACACGGAAACCAACACCCTTGAAGACTTATACGGGGAAACGGTCAACGGTGTAGTCGGGTCTAACTATGCGGAAGTGTTGAAAGAATACGATACTGAAGATCAAATCGGACTTGAATTTGTAGAAAGTATGGCAGTTGCGGTTGCCAATATTCAATCAGGCAAGGTGAAAGGTTATGTCAATGGCTATGAAGAATTGACTGCGCAAATTAAAAACCGCGACCTTGATTTACGGATGATTGATGAAACTTTCGGTGAAAAACCAGTCGGCTTCCCATTCAAAGATACGGAAGAAAACCAACAAATCATTGCGGACTTTAATGCAGCCCTTCAAACTTTAAGTGAAGACGGGACTTTGGCAGAGATTTCAAATGAATACTTCGGGGTAGATATTACCCAATCTAGAGAAGCAGAATAG
- a CDS encoding amino acid ABC transporter permease, giving the protein MTFDFAYMLEILPDLLGYLPITLYLTLASMAIAVIIGGLFSVVLVNKVPVLTQIIQVIMSFFRGTPPIVQLLLIYFGLPQILPIATGMSAEAASILTFSLNTAAYLAEVFRAALGSVDEGQVEAAMTVGLTYGQTLRGIVLPQAIRNAIPGTGNTFVGLLKNSSLAFTIGVVELLAQGKLFASNSLRFFEAYFAVALIYWALTILYSLLQNWYEKRLAVPYTR; this is encoded by the coding sequence ATGACCTTTGATTTTGCCTATATGTTGGAAATATTGCCAGATTTACTAGGCTATTTGCCCATTACCTTGTATCTAACCTTGGCTTCGATGGCGATTGCCGTTATCATTGGGGGACTATTTTCGGTGGTTTTAGTCAATAAAGTGCCCGTACTGACCCAGATTATCCAAGTGATCATGTCCTTTTTTCGAGGGACGCCCCCCATTGTCCAGTTATTATTGATTTACTTTGGGTTACCACAGATTCTACCGATTGCAACAGGGATGTCGGCTGAAGCGGCGTCAATCCTGACTTTCTCCTTGAATACAGCAGCCTACTTAGCTGAGGTATTCCGGGCAGCCTTGGGTTCTGTAGACGAGGGTCAGGTGGAAGCGGCGATGACGGTGGGCTTGACTTACGGACAAACATTGCGAGGGATTGTCTTACCACAAGCCATTCGTAACGCCATTCCAGGGACTGGGAATACCTTTGTTGGCTTACTGAAGAATTCGTCACTAGCCTTCACAATTGGGGTCGTCGAGTTGCTTGCCCAAGGGAAATTATTCGCTTCGAATTCCTTGAGGTTCTTTGAAGCCTATTTCGCAGTGGCCTTGATTTACTGGGCCCTCACCATTCTATATTCACTATTACAAAACTGGTATGAGAAACGCCTAGCCGTACCATATACCAGATAA
- a CDS encoding amino acid ABC transporter ATP-binding protein, whose product MIEIEHLQKDFSGTQVLKDISFEVAAGEVVAIIGPSGSGKSTLLRCLNYLEEPNGGVIRIGDVAVDTKKATKKTVAELRKQTSMVFQHYNLFKNKTVLENVTYALEVAQGFSKDAAKEKGLALLEKVGLADKADKYPVTLSGGQQQRVGIARAVAVNPKVILFDEPTSSLDPEWVAEVLQVISDIARDEQATMIIVTHEMNFAKEVADKVVFMSDGYIVESGEPEAVLENPQHERTIQFLQRNAVRIGG is encoded by the coding sequence ATGATTGAAATTGAACACTTACAAAAGGACTTTTCTGGGACCCAGGTCTTAAAGGATATATCCTTTGAAGTTGCAGCCGGCGAAGTTGTGGCCATTATCGGACCATCAGGGTCAGGGAAATCGACCTTGCTTAGATGCTTAAACTACCTAGAAGAACCGAATGGTGGGGTTATTCGCATTGGGGATGTGGCTGTGGATACTAAGAAGGCAACGAAAAAAACTGTGGCTGAATTGAGAAAACAAACTTCGATGGTCTTCCAGCACTACAACTTATTTAAAAATAAAACAGTGCTTGAAAACGTGACTTATGCCCTTGAAGTGGCGCAAGGATTTTCAAAAGATGCTGCTAAAGAAAAAGGGTTGGCTTTACTTGAAAAAGTAGGTTTAGCAGACAAGGCAGACAAATATCCAGTCACTTTATCAGGAGGCCAGCAACAACGTGTGGGGATTGCCCGAGCGGTTGCGGTCAATCCAAAAGTTATTTTGTTCGACGAACCAACTTCATCGCTTGATCCTGAATGGGTAGCTGAAGTACTACAGGTTATTTCTGACATTGCCAGAGACGAGCAAGCAACGATGATTATCGTGACTCATGAAATGAATTTCGCTAAAGAAGTGGCGGATAAAGTCGTCTTCATGTCAGACGGTTACATTGTTGAATCAGGCGAACCTGAAGCCGTCTTAGAAAATCCGCAACATGAGCGGACGATTCAATTTTTACAACGTAATGCTGTTCGGATAGGAGGCTAA
- a CDS encoding glutaredoxin family protein: MSDKQQAANIILWAKQGCHYCQEIKNYLQEENLSYELIDVIENDQFRDILNAKYGVSYVPVVEIGQKDSKQYQGIIDLGLEHVVNGLKAAGIGVK, encoded by the coding sequence ATGTCAGACAAACAACAAGCAGCAAATATCATTTTATGGGCTAAACAAGGCTGTCATTATTGCCAGGAAATCAAAAATTACTTACAAGAGGAAAACCTTTCATATGAATTGATTGACGTGATAGAAAACGACCAATTTAGAGACATTTTGAATGCCAAATACGGGGTCTCTTATGTGCCGGTAGTTGAAATTGGTCAAAAAGATAGCAAGCAATACCAAGGGATTATTGATTTAGGGTTGGAACATGTGGTGAATGGGCTAAAAGCAGCCGGAATAGGAGTGAAGTAA
- a CDS encoding MsnO8 family LLM class oxidoreductase gives MALSLSLLDQNIIYEGETAQSTLKQTVAFAQKAEALGYDSFVVAEHHFAKEIASVAPEILVGYILAKTDKIRVGSGGVMLQHYVPYKVAESFSVLHQLAPGRVILGLGKAQGGKDEAIEVLQRDFIKPVQSFDDKFIEVIRFIRNNFPSDHPYAAENYDLQPAIDSDFTIELLGGSQESANLATTQDTGLVYPYFANADLEALGKTRAAYQGSGDFKIAVIVYITDDPEEGKAYLAEQAAYTVVLNSGKRVNFNKQAAAEEYADLHQAEDAKIVEKQVGAFVGTASQVKAQLDDFSKRFNTDHFVIHTIGIPYAKKFEIIEALAGEIKGG, from the coding sequence ATGGCTTTAAGTTTAAGTTTATTAGATCAAAACATTATTTATGAAGGTGAAACCGCTCAGTCGACGCTGAAGCAGACGGTTGCGTTTGCTCAGAAGGCAGAAGCGTTGGGCTACGACAGCTTTGTGGTGGCGGAACACCATTTTGCAAAAGAGATTGCTAGTGTGGCACCAGAAATTTTGGTGGGTTACATCTTAGCCAAGACGGACAAGATTCGCGTAGGATCTGGTGGGGTCATGTTGCAACATTATGTCCCTTATAAAGTGGCGGAGTCATTCAGTGTACTCCACCAACTAGCGCCAGGTCGGGTGATTTTAGGGTTGGGTAAGGCTCAAGGTGGTAAGGATGAGGCGATTGAGGTTTTGCAACGAGACTTTATCAAACCAGTCCAATCTTTCGATGACAAATTTATCGAGGTCATCCGTTTCATCCGCAATAATTTCCCGAGTGACCATCCTTATGCAGCTGAAAACTATGACTTACAACCGGCGATTGATTCGGATTTTACCATCGAATTGCTTGGGGGTAGTCAAGAAAGTGCCAACTTAGCGACCACTCAGGATACCGGCCTAGTCTATCCCTACTTTGCCAATGCAGATCTTGAAGCGCTTGGCAAAACAAGAGCCGCTTATCAAGGATCAGGGGACTTTAAAATTGCCGTCATTGTTTATATCACGGACGACCCGGAGGAAGGTAAAGCCTACCTTGCTGAACAAGCTGCCTATACGGTGGTCCTGAATTCTGGCAAAAGGGTCAACTTCAACAAACAAGCGGCCGCTGAAGAATATGCTGACCTGCACCAAGCTGAAGACGCCAAAATCGTTGAAAAACAAGTCGGCGCCTTTGTTGGTACAGCTAGTCAGGTAAAAGCGCAACTAGACGATTTTTCAAAGAGATTTAATACCGACCATTTTGTGATTCACACAATTGGCATCCCTTACGCTAAGAAATTCGAGATTATTGAAGCCTTAGCAGGGGAAATTAAAGGAGGGTAA
- a CDS encoding FAD/NAD(P)-binding protein, which yields MRIAIVGFGIAGASTLIQLSKQFDLNAATDQVDVYETRPRLGAGAPYAEDDDATVINSFPRSLSLDDDNNEDFINWTKANYPAIDIDNVFAPRTIYGEYVEAYLKPYLAKDYVRHIQAKVTDFQVVDADGTPLYQRPLEDGLAYQVFSSENGWSQIYDAVFFAIGHPPYQDPYQLDGQANYIQDPYPLREKLPAAKGKRRIGIVGSGLTTIDLINYCNKYDLFADQEVTVYFRHEPFRSVIQPDANEDYIQSINGEWIGTQRAANKGAIPIQVVINQVKADLKANDIDYSRVWANFNTGSVATVTKAIRQDDPDYRRFQGFFRAFYPDLHQMMGALDAAGKDYFYKELGPFFRMLYSQAPAASISMILDLVAQGKLKLVSGLSDIKPLENGQFHLYANGIRHKADVLINATGFNSRLSQAKDTDSLLGNLIRRNLILPDNRDNILAAYPSAKPLNPNYQILDKVYFLGSWIASTQGPNTSVALAKKQTQIAVTDFHQQVSKHK from the coding sequence ATGCGAATTGCCATAGTAGGTTTTGGGATTGCGGGTGCCAGCACCCTAATCCAATTAAGTAAACAGTTTGATTTAAATGCCGCGACCGACCAAGTAGATGTCTATGAAACACGCCCACGCTTAGGTGCAGGTGCCCCGTATGCAGAGGACGACGACGCCACAGTCATCAACTCTTTCCCGCGGTCATTGTCCCTTGATGACGACAACAACGAGGACTTTATCAACTGGACCAAGGCCAATTATCCGGCAATCGATATCGATAATGTCTTTGCCCCGCGCACCATTTACGGTGAATATGTGGAAGCATATCTCAAACCCTATTTAGCCAAAGATTATGTTCGTCATATCCAAGCCAAAGTCACCGATTTTCAAGTCGTAGACGCAGACGGGACACCCCTTTACCAGCGACCGCTTGAAGACGGCTTAGCTTATCAAGTCTTTAGCTCGGAAAATGGCTGGTCCCAGATTTACGATGCGGTCTTTTTTGCCATTGGCCACCCGCCCTATCAAGACCCATACCAATTAGATGGCCAAGCCAACTATATTCAAGACCCTTACCCATTGCGGGAAAAATTGCCGGCGGCTAAAGGCAAGCGTCGAATTGGGATTGTGGGCTCCGGTTTAACGACTATCGACTTGATCAATTACTGCAACAAGTACGATTTATTTGCCGACCAAGAAGTGACGGTCTACTTTCGCCACGAACCTTTCCGGTCAGTAATCCAACCTGACGCTAACGAAGACTATATCCAGTCCATCAATGGTGAATGGATTGGGACACAAAGAGCAGCCAACAAGGGTGCTATCCCGATTCAAGTCGTCATCAACCAAGTCAAGGCCGACCTAAAGGCCAACGATATTGACTACAGTCGGGTTTGGGCCAACTTCAATACAGGTTCAGTCGCTACTGTCACAAAGGCCATCCGCCAAGATGACCCTGACTACCGCCGTTTCCAAGGCTTTTTCCGAGCCTTCTACCCAGACCTACACCAGATGATGGGCGCCCTGGATGCTGCCGGTAAAGACTATTTCTACAAGGAACTAGGCCCCTTCTTCCGTATGCTGTATTCACAAGCCCCAGCCGCTTCCATCAGCATGATTTTAGACTTAGTAGCCCAAGGCAAATTAAAATTAGTTTCTGGCTTGTCTGATATCAAACCCTTGGAAAATGGCCAGTTCCACCTTTACGCTAACGGGATCCGCCACAAGGCAGATGTCTTAATCAATGCCACTGGCTTCAATAGTCGTTTAAGCCAGGCAAAAGACACAGACTCGTTACTGGGTAATTTGATCCGCCGTAATTTAATCCTGCCTGACAACCGGGACAATATTTTAGCGGCTTACCCAAGCGCGAAGCCATTAAACCCTAACTACCAAATCCTAGACAAGGTCTACTTCCTAGGCAGCTGGATTGCTTCAACCCAGGGACCTAATACGTCCGTTGCCTTGGCCAAGAAACAAACCCAAATCGCCGTTACCGACTTTCATCAACAAGTCAGCAAGCACAAGTAA
- a CDS encoding FAD-dependent oxidoreductase, translated as MEKFDNIIIGFGKAGKTIAGTLAKSGETVALIESSPKMYGGTCINVACLPSKHLITAAERKPEDADNRTYYGSAVQAKKDLISKLNNANYHKVADLENGQVIDGTAYFVDEHTVEIKGDDGQTIQLSADRIIVNTGARPNVPGNIDGLGNLLEAGAPFYTSETLMDQEDYPASLTIIGDGFIGLEFASMFNQFGAKVKVLSNGDASTFLKSEDRDVAGVVLEALQDQGIEFVFNANTTAAQVEGDQAILTVELDGKEESIQSEAVLVSVGRHANTESLQLDKAGVEVNDRGEIEVNKHLQTTKDHIFAVGDVKGGPQFTYVSLDDNRILKDFIFGNGSYNLESRSVIPTATFIEPSFATAGITETAAKEAGYEVKVASLPVVNIPKAKVISRTTGVFKAVIDAKTNEILGVRLFGEGTHEIINIITVAMNARLPYTTLRDQIYTHPTLAEGLNDLFAMVD; from the coding sequence ATGGAAAAATTTGATAACATCATTATTGGTTTTGGTAAAGCAGGCAAAACGATTGCTGGTACCTTAGCCAAGTCAGGGGAAACTGTAGCCTTGATTGAATCTTCACCTAAAATGTACGGTGGTACCTGTATCAATGTAGCCTGCTTGCCATCTAAACATCTCATTACAGCAGCAGAACGTAAACCAGAAGACGCAGATAATAGGACTTATTATGGAAGTGCAGTCCAAGCGAAAAAAGACTTAATCAGTAAGTTGAATAATGCTAACTACCATAAAGTCGCTGACTTAGAAAATGGTCAAGTGATCGATGGTACGGCCTATTTCGTTGATGAACATACTGTTGAAATTAAGGGTGACGATGGTCAAACGATTCAATTATCAGCTGACCGCATTATTGTGAACACTGGTGCGCGGCCAAATGTACCAGGTAATATTGACGGTTTAGGCAACTTATTAGAAGCTGGTGCACCTTTCTATACTTCTGAAACCTTGATGGACCAAGAAGACTACCCAGCAAGCTTAACTATTATTGGGGACGGTTTTATTGGCTTAGAATTTGCTTCTATGTTTAACCAATTTGGTGCTAAAGTGAAAGTCTTATCTAACGGCGATGCATCCACTTTCTTAAAATCTGAAGACCGTGACGTAGCGGGCGTAGTCTTAGAAGCTTTACAAGATCAAGGGATTGAATTCGTCTTTAATGCTAATACAACTGCTGCTCAAGTTGAGGGTGACCAAGCCATTTTGACAGTTGAACTAGATGGAAAAGAAGAAAGCATCCAATCTGAAGCAGTCCTAGTATCTGTTGGCCGTCACGCCAATACGGAAAGTCTACAATTAGATAAAGCGGGCGTTGAAGTGAATGACCGCGGTGAAATCGAAGTCAATAAACACTTACAAACGACCAAAGACCACATCTTCGCGGTTGGTGACGTTAAGGGTGGACCCCAATTTACCTATGTTTCACTAGATGATAACCGGATTTTGAAAGACTTCATCTTTGGGAACGGTAGCTACAACCTTGAAAGTCGTTCAGTGATTCCAACAGCAACCTTTATTGAACCATCATTTGCAACAGCTGGTATAACTGAAACGGCGGCTAAGGAAGCTGGTTATGAGGTGAAAGTGGCCTCGTTACCAGTGGTGAATATTCCAAAAGCGAAAGTAATCAGCCGAACTACTGGCGTATTTAAAGCGGTCATCGATGCGAAAACCAATGAAATTCTAGGGGTTCGTTTATTTGGTGAAGGTACCCATGAAATCATCAATATCATTACCGTTGCCATGAATGCCCGCTTACCATACACAACTTTACGTGACCAAATCTATACCCATCCTACTTTAGCTGAAGGATTGAATGACTTGTTCGCAATGGTTGACTAA
- a CDS encoding ornithine cyclodeaminase family protein, producing the protein MTLLLNVKDIRGLVDMAETVNIVERTYHEMGQGKVINPSKVNLDLGETGNYPFYDGFMNAMPAYIDWLNMAGMKWIGGFYGGRRAAGFPYMTGMILLLDPHVGRFLSAMDGAYITNLRTGAQTAVALSYFNLGESISLGMFGAGTQARTQVIAITKRYKINRLVVWNHRRSTAEAFKEDIAHLIDGEVIIADKPEDATDNDVLITVTGATAPFITGDMIKPGTIIMPMGSRGEITDDIILTADNIYVDHRAQALHRGALKNLTDEGRLSEKDITADFGQLATGQVAPKHNENTTTIVIPIGIGALDVAVAGYVYHRAKVQGLGQQFDFDLLGGDNTINYMEPDLEKE; encoded by the coding sequence ATGACATTATTACTGAATGTTAAAGACATCCGGGGGTTGGTCGATATGGCAGAGACCGTCAACATTGTCGAAAGAACCTATCATGAAATGGGTCAAGGCAAGGTTATCAACCCAAGCAAGGTGAATTTAGACTTAGGTGAAACGGGTAATTACCCCTTCTACGACGGCTTTATGAATGCCATGCCAGCCTATATCGACTGGTTAAACATGGCTGGAATGAAGTGGATTGGTGGCTTTTATGGTGGTCGTCGGGCAGCCGGATTCCCCTATATGACAGGGATGATCCTCTTGTTAGACCCACATGTGGGACGGTTCTTATCCGCTATGGACGGGGCTTATATTACAAACCTTAGAACTGGTGCGCAAACCGCTGTCGCCCTATCTTACTTTAACCTAGGCGAATCCATCTCACTGGGTATGTTTGGGGCTGGTACCCAGGCTAGAACCCAGGTGATTGCCATCACTAAACGGTATAAAATCAACCGTCTAGTCGTATGGAACCACCGCCGTTCAACAGCAGAAGCCTTTAAAGAGGACATCGCCCACCTTATCGATGGGGAAGTTATCATTGCGGATAAACCTGAAGACGCCACAGATAATGACGTGCTGATTACGGTCACAGGGGCTACCGCACCCTTTATCACAGGTGACATGATCAAACCAGGTACCATCATCATGCCAATGGGGTCACGCGGCGAAATCACAGACGATATCATCCTAACCGCTGATAATATCTACGTTGACCACCGTGCCCAAGCCCTTCACCGTGGCGCTTTGAAGAACCTAACAGACGAAGGTCGCCTATCCGAAAAAGATATTACCGCAGATTTCGGTCAGTTAGCTACAGGCCAAGTGGCACCGAAGCATAATGAAAACACGACTACCATCGTTATTCCAATCGGTATTGGCGCACTCGACGTCGCAGTCGCAGGCTACGTCTACCACAGAGCCAAGGTCCAAGGCCTCGGCCAACAATTCGACTTCGACCTCCTAGGCGGAGACAATACCATCAATTACATGGAACCAGACTTGGAAAAAGAATAA